A single region of the Candidatus Angelobacter sp. genome encodes:
- a CDS encoding diphosphate--fructose-6-phosphate 1-phosphotransferase, with product MAELVGNLLVAQSGGPTAVINASVAGVIQEAGRHPDQIEEIYGGSNGILGILNEELIDLQEEKRAAIEGLKHTPAAALGTCRYKIDFKKKPEQAARDMDRLFQVFQAHNIRYFFYAGGNDSQDTAHKIHEQAIARGYEMRIIGVPKTIDNDLPHTDHCPGYGSVIKYNATTVMEIASDVGSMATDDGSCCIVEVMGRSAGWIAAGTVLAKRRPGDAPHIILVPEVPFEQDRFLEKVKETVVAQRYCIVVVGEGLKNAAGEEISADKTKLDAFGHPVLSGAAERLGDIVEGSLRLKTRTVKLGYA from the coding sequence ATGGCTGAACTGGTTGGAAATCTGTTGGTGGCGCAATCGGGCGGGCCGACCGCGGTGATCAACGCCAGCGTGGCCGGAGTAATTCAGGAAGCGGGCCGCCATCCGGACCAGATCGAGGAAATCTATGGCGGCTCCAACGGCATCCTCGGCATTCTCAACGAGGAACTGATTGATTTGCAGGAGGAAAAAAGGGCCGCCATCGAAGGGTTGAAGCACACTCCCGCGGCGGCGCTCGGGACCTGCCGCTATAAGATTGATTTCAAGAAGAAGCCGGAACAGGCCGCGCGCGACATGGACCGTCTTTTCCAGGTGTTTCAGGCGCACAACATCCGCTATTTCTTTTACGCGGGGGGCAATGATTCCCAGGACACCGCTCATAAAATCCACGAACAAGCCATCGCGCGTGGTTACGAGATGCGCATCATCGGCGTGCCCAAGACCATTGACAACGACCTGCCGCACACCGACCACTGCCCCGGATACGGTTCCGTCATCAAGTACAACGCGACGACCGTGATGGAAATCGCCTCCGACGTGGGCAGCATGGCCACGGACGACGGTTCCTGTTGCATCGTCGAGGTGATGGGGCGTTCGGCGGGCTGGATCGCCGCCGGCACTGTGCTTGCCAAACGAAGACCCGGCGACGCGCCCCACATCATCCTCGTACCGGAAGTTCCCTTCGAACAGGACAGATTCCTCGAGAAGGTAAAGGAAACAGTCGTGGCACAGAGGTATTGCATTGTCGTGGTCGGCGAGGGCTTGAAAAACGCCGCCGGTGAGGAAATCTCCGCGGACAAGACAAAGCTCGACGCGTTCGGACATCCGGTGCTGTCCGGGGCCGCGGAACGTCTGGGCGACATCGTTGAAGGCAGCCTCCGGCTCAAAACCCGCACGGTGAAGCTCGGCTATGCGCA
- a CDS encoding fumarylacetoacetate hydrolase family protein: MKLCRFQISERLPGSKNHAHIGLLTDGAKVLDLTEAGWPGMTTLLERDDLSAVLASLAKEKLPRHRVSDLKLLPPVEKQEIWAAGVTYLRSKKARMEESDFSANAYDRVYEAARPELFFKSMPEKVVGPGEPVGIRKDAKWNVPEPELALVVNSGGKIAGLTIGNDMSSRDIEGENLLYLPQAKVYNRSCALGPWILVGVPEAEARGWKIELQIRRNGEPVFAGETSVGQIKRSFDELAAFLFRSQDFPHGAALLTGTGIVPPDTFTLRSGDTVRINISGIGTLENSVMEV, encoded by the coding sequence ATGAAGCTCTGCCGTTTTCAAATCAGCGAACGACTCCCGGGCTCGAAGAACCATGCTCACATTGGCCTGCTCACTGACGGTGCGAAGGTCCTGGACCTGACAGAGGCGGGATGGCCGGGGATGACAACCTTGCTGGAACGCGACGATTTGTCGGCTGTCCTGGCGTCCCTTGCCAAGGAAAAACTTCCGCGGCACAGGGTGTCGGATCTAAAACTTTTGCCGCCAGTCGAAAAACAGGAAATCTGGGCGGCGGGGGTGACGTACCTGCGCAGCAAGAAGGCGCGCATGGAGGAGTCAGACTTCAGCGCGAACGCGTACGACAGGGTTTACGAAGCCGCGCGGCCGGAGCTTTTTTTCAAGTCGATGCCTGAAAAAGTGGTTGGTCCGGGCGAGCCGGTTGGCATCCGCAAAGATGCGAAATGGAATGTGCCGGAGCCGGAACTCGCGTTGGTTGTCAATTCGGGCGGGAAAATAGCCGGCCTCACGATCGGAAACGACATGAGCTCGCGCGATATCGAGGGAGAGAACTTGTTGTATCTGCCACAGGCGAAAGTTTACAACCGGTCCTGTGCGCTGGGGCCATGGATTCTCGTAGGCGTTCCCGAAGCCGAGGCGCGCGGCTGGAAAATCGAGCTGCAGATCCGGCGCAACGGAGAGCCGGTTTTCGCGGGTGAAACATCTGTCGGCCAAATCAAACGTTCATTCGATGAACTGGCCGCCTTCCTCTTCCGCAGCCAGGATTTTCCACACGGCGCGGCACTGCTGACCGGCACTGGCATCGTCCCTCCCGACACTTTTACGCTGCGCTCCGGCGACACGGTGCGAATCAACATTTCCGGCATTGGAACATTGGAGAATTCAGTGATGGAGGTCTGA